From Macaca mulatta isolate MMU2019108-1 chromosome 1, T2T-MMU8v2.0, whole genome shotgun sequence, the proteins below share one genomic window:
- the APOBEC4 gene encoding putative C->U-editing enzyme APOBEC-4, with translation MEPTYEEYLANHGTIVKPYYWLSFSLDCSNCPYHIRTGEEARVSLTEFCQIFGFPYGTTYPQTKHLTFYELKTSSGSLVQKGHASSCTGNYIHPESMLFEMNGYLDSAIYNNDSIRHIILYCNNSPCNEANHCCISKVYNFLITYPGITLSIYFSQLYHTETDFPASAWNREALRSLASLWPRVVLSPISGGIWHSVLHSFVSGVSGSHVFQPILTGRALTDRYNAYEINAITGVKPLFTDVLLQTKRNPNTKAQVALESYPLNNAFPGQSFQMTSGIPPDLRAPVVFVLLPLRDLPPMHMGQDPNKPRNIIRHLNMPQMSFQETEDLERLPTRRSVETVEITERFASSKQADEKTKKKKGKK, from the coding sequence ATGGAGCCCACATATGAGGAATACCTAGCAAATCATGGAACAATAGTAAAGCCTTATTACTGGCTAAGCTTCTCTCTAGATTGCTCTAATTGTCCTTACCATATTCGAACAGGTGAAGAAGCGAGAGTTTCCCTCACAGAATTTTGTCAGATTTTTGGATTCCCTTATGGGACAACatatcctcaaacaaaacacctcacattttatgaattaaaaacttCTTCTGGTAGCCTGGTGCAAAAGGGCCATGCTAGCAGTTGCACTGGGAATTACATCCATCCAGAATCAATGCTCTTTGAAATGAATGGTTACCTTGACTCAGCCATATACAATAATGACAGCATCAGGCATATCATTCTGTATTGCAACAACTCCCCTTGTAATGAAGCTAACCACTGCTGCATCAGCAAAGTGTACAATTTCCTGATTACATATCCAGGCATCActcttagtatttatttttctcagctcTATCACACCGAGACGGACTTTCCTGCCTCCGCATGGAACCGCGAAGCTCTCCGGAGCCTGGCCAGCTTATGGCCGCGGGTTGTTTTGAGTCCAATAAGCGGCGGGATTTGGCATTCTGTCCTCCACAGCTTTGTTAGTGGTGTCTCAGGATCACATGTTTTTCAGCCCATTTTAACAGGGAGAGCACTGACTGACAGGTACAATGCATATGAAATCAATGCCATAACAGGTGTAAAACCTTTATTCACTGATGTTCTTCTCCAGACAAAAAGGAATCCGAACACAAAAGCTCAGGTGGCTTTAGAGAGCTACCCCTTAAACAATGCCTTTCCCGGACAGTCTTTTCAAATGACCAGTGGAATACCTCCAGACCTCAGGGCTCCTGTTGTTTTTGTGCTATTGCCTCTCAGGGACTTACCACCAATGCATATGGGCCAAGACCCAAATAAACCCAGGAATATCATAAGGCACTTAAATATGCCTCAAATGTCATTCCAGGAAACCGAGGACCTTGAAAGGCTTCCCACTAGAAGGTCAGTGGAGACAGTGGAAATCACAGAACGGTTTGCAAGTAGCAAACAGGCAGATGAAAAgacgaagaagaagaaagggaagaaataa